The following proteins are co-located in the Paraburkholderia phytofirmans PsJN genome:
- a CDS encoding SDR family oxidoreductase codes for MKIVVIGGTGLIGSKVIRNLRARGHAVVAASPASGVDTITGEGLIEALTGANVVIDLANSPSFEDAAVLEFFETAGRNLLAAEIAAGVRHHVALSVVGTERLAESGYFRGKIAQEKLIRESGVPYTIVHSTQFFEFLGGITQSGSDGQTIRLSPAFFQPIASDDVAAAVADFAAGEPRNGIAEIAGPERVRLAGMVRRFLLATHDSRKVIEDPHARYFGAKLQDDTLVPGANPRLGAMKFEAWFAHTQSAQ; via the coding sequence GTGAAGATCGTCGTGATCGGTGGCACGGGACTCATCGGCAGTAAGGTCATCAGGAATCTTCGCGCGCGCGGTCATGCGGTCGTTGCCGCGTCGCCCGCATCGGGCGTGGACACAATCACTGGCGAAGGTTTGATCGAGGCGTTGACGGGTGCGAATGTCGTGATCGATCTGGCCAATTCGCCGTCGTTCGAAGATGCCGCCGTGCTCGAATTCTTCGAGACAGCCGGACGCAATCTGTTGGCGGCGGAGATTGCCGCGGGCGTACGGCATCACGTCGCGCTCTCCGTCGTCGGCACTGAGCGGCTCGCGGAAAGCGGTTATTTTCGCGGCAAGATCGCGCAGGAAAAACTGATCCGCGAATCGGGCGTACCGTACACGATCGTCCATTCAACCCAGTTCTTCGAATTTCTCGGCGGCATCACGCAATCGGGTAGCGACGGCCAGACCATACGGCTGTCTCCGGCATTCTTCCAGCCGATCGCGTCCGACGATGTGGCGGCAGCCGTCGCGGATTTTGCCGCCGGCGAACCGCGCAACGGCATCGCGGAGATCGCGGGCCCGGAACGCGTTCGGCTTGCCGGCATGGTGCGGCGTTTCCTCCTCGCCACTCACGATTCGCGCAAGGTGATCGAAGACCCGCACGCTCGCTACTTCGGCGCGAAGTTGCAGGACGACACGCTCGTTCCGGGGGCCAATCCGCGTCTGGGCGCGATGAAGTTCGAGGCGTGGTTCGCCCACACGCAGTCGGCGCAGTAA
- a CDS encoding LysR family transcriptional regulator, whose protein sequence is MSDDPSRRRIAGAADPFASSFATSYAGVVSFLAVANEGSFARAGDRLGIGRSSVSRNVQKLEALLDARLFLRTTRSTSLTREGELFYENCQPGIERIAQALEDMRELRNGPPRGHLRIVSAPGFGRKIVAPLLRGFHTRYPEIALELLLNDRPADFTTDRVDVSFHDGRLEDSGIVARQLIPMQMLVCASPAYARRHGLPRHIDELADHRCINFLAASGRIREWEFKVNGLPQRRQPVAQHTFNDPDLIVQAVLDGLGIAQLPAYQVCDLLAGGQLLSCLAQHAPEDGGHYLCYLSRKQLPARVRVFVDYMTEHTRALDLQCLTTMTTRSPLATVE, encoded by the coding sequence ATGTCAGACGACCCATCACGCCGCCGCATCGCTGGCGCCGCCGACCCGTTCGCAAGCAGTTTCGCGACCAGCTACGCCGGCGTCGTTTCTTTTCTCGCCGTTGCCAACGAAGGCAGCTTCGCCCGCGCGGGCGATCGACTCGGCATCGGGCGGTCCTCCGTTAGCCGCAACGTGCAGAAACTCGAGGCCCTGCTCGACGCGCGCCTGTTTCTGCGCACCACGCGTAGCACGTCGTTGACGCGCGAGGGCGAGCTGTTCTACGAGAACTGTCAGCCTGGCATCGAACGCATCGCCCAGGCGCTGGAAGACATGCGGGAGCTGCGCAACGGGCCGCCGCGCGGCCATCTGCGCATCGTCTCGGCACCGGGCTTCGGCCGCAAGATCGTCGCGCCGCTGCTGCGAGGCTTTCACACGCGCTATCCCGAGATCGCCCTCGAACTGCTGCTGAACGATCGACCCGCCGACTTCACGACCGACCGCGTCGACGTTTCGTTTCACGACGGGCGTCTTGAAGACAGCGGGATCGTGGCGCGCCAGTTGATTCCGATGCAGATGTTGGTGTGCGCATCGCCCGCTTATGCACGAAGACACGGGCTGCCACGGCATATCGATGAACTGGCGGATCATCGCTGCATCAACTTCCTGGCCGCGTCCGGCCGCATCCGTGAATGGGAGTTCAAGGTGAACGGCCTCCCGCAGCGGCGCCAGCCCGTTGCACAGCACACGTTCAACGACCCGGATCTGATCGTGCAGGCGGTGCTGGACGGGCTGGGCATTGCGCAGTTGCCCGCATATCAGGTGTGCGACCTGCTGGCCGGCGGGCAGTTGCTCAGTTGTCTCGCACAGCACGCGCCGGAGGATGGCGGCCACTACCTCTGTTATCTCAGCCGCAAGCAGCTTCCTGCGCGGGTCCGCGTGTTCGTCGACTACATGACCGAGCACACGCGCGCGCTCGACCTGCAGTGTCTGACTACGATGACAACGCGATCGCCGTTAGCGACGGTCGAGTGA
- a CDS encoding cupin domain-containing protein, which produces MLRLGNTALAALVAVSASLSTSLSVARAEAPAAIVTPLMTQPLDDYPGKEALMITVEYPPGAVDPVHRHHAHGFIYVLEGSIVMQVKGGKEVTLTPGQTFYEGPNDVHTVGRNASQTKPARFLVLLLKDKGAPVLVPEK; this is translated from the coding sequence ATGCTTCGTTTGGGAAATACGGCTCTGGCCGCGCTCGTCGCCGTGAGCGCGTCGTTGAGCACGTCGCTGAGCGTGGCCCGTGCCGAGGCGCCCGCCGCCATCGTCACGCCGTTGATGACGCAGCCTCTTGACGACTATCCGGGCAAGGAAGCCCTGATGATCACCGTCGAGTATCCGCCGGGCGCGGTCGACCCCGTCCATCGGCATCATGCGCACGGGTTTATCTATGTGCTGGAAGGATCGATCGTGATGCAGGTCAAGGGCGGCAAGGAAGTCACGTTGACACCCGGACAGACCTTCTACGAAGGTCCAAACGATGTCCACACGGTCGGACGCAACGCGAGCCAGACAAAGCCGGCCAGGTTTCTCGTGCTACTGCTGAAGGATAAGGGCGCGCCGGTTCTCGTACCGGAGAAATAG
- a CDS encoding carboxymuconolactone decarboxylase family protein, with the protein MTQRINYVQQSPELFKKFFELSNLLKDSTIEESIRDLVSIRASQLNGCGFCLDMHVKEARLHGERELRVHHLATWRESTLFAPRERAALAWTEVLTRLPEHGVPDELYERVRTQFSEKELSDLTFEVMAINGWNRANVAFKTVPGSSDKAFGLDKANLV; encoded by the coding sequence ATGACGCAGCGTATCAACTATGTGCAGCAATCGCCGGAACTGTTCAAGAAGTTTTTCGAACTCAGCAATCTGCTGAAAGACAGCACAATCGAAGAATCGATCCGTGACCTGGTGTCGATCCGGGCGTCGCAGCTCAATGGCTGTGGATTCTGTCTGGACATGCACGTGAAGGAAGCACGCCTGCACGGCGAGCGCGAGTTGCGTGTCCATCACCTCGCGACGTGGCGCGAATCGACGCTTTTCGCGCCGCGCGAACGCGCCGCGCTGGCGTGGACGGAAGTGCTGACCCGGCTTCCCGAGCACGGCGTGCCCGACGAGCTCTACGAGCGCGTGCGTACCCAGTTCTCCGAAAAGGAACTCTCGGACCTGACGTTCGAAGTGATGGCGATCAACGGATGGAACCGCGCGAACGTCGCGTTCAAGACGGTGCCGGGTTCATCCGACAAGGCATTCGGCCTGGACAAGGCGAACCTCGTCTGA
- a CDS encoding RNA polymerase sigma-70 factor, whose translation MDDDVLAFNGLRPRLQKIAYRMLGSVAEAEDIVQDVWLRWHATAREAIDNAEAWLVAVTTRMSIDRLRAAKIQREHYAGIWLPEPEMTEFPATPEEATERADDVSVAFLVLLERLTPDARAAFLLREVFDADYDEVARAIGKTEAACRQLVSRAKAQLRDDRPRSEVPRETHLRLLRTFVQALQRGDFHAINALLAEDAKLIGDGGGKVQSFPEPMAGGQRIAQLFYASHRRYGDELSVKLVMLNGQWALLRFIEGELESAQSFETDGERIVRIHVQRNPDKLARIAAAHANG comes from the coding sequence ATGGACGACGACGTACTTGCCTTTAACGGGCTGCGCCCGCGATTGCAGAAAATCGCGTATCGAATGCTGGGGTCCGTTGCCGAGGCCGAAGATATCGTGCAGGACGTCTGGCTGCGTTGGCATGCAACAGCCCGCGAAGCCATCGACAACGCGGAGGCGTGGCTGGTCGCGGTCACGACGCGAATGTCCATCGACCGTCTGCGCGCGGCCAAGATTCAACGCGAACACTACGCGGGCATCTGGTTGCCCGAACCCGAGATGACCGAATTCCCGGCTACGCCGGAGGAGGCCACGGAGCGCGCCGACGACGTCTCCGTGGCTTTTCTGGTGCTGCTCGAGCGGCTTACGCCTGATGCCCGGGCGGCGTTCCTGCTGCGCGAGGTATTCGACGCCGACTATGACGAAGTCGCACGAGCCATCGGCAAGACGGAGGCGGCGTGCCGTCAGCTGGTCAGCCGCGCAAAAGCGCAGTTGCGCGACGATCGTCCGCGCTCCGAGGTGCCGCGCGAAACGCATCTGCGCCTGCTGCGAACATTCGTGCAGGCGCTGCAGCGCGGCGACTTTCACGCGATCAACGCATTGCTGGCCGAAGACGCAAAGCTGATCGGCGACGGCGGCGGCAAAGTCCAGAGCTTCCCGGAGCCGATGGCGGGCGGCCAGCGCATCGCACAACTGTTCTACGCGTCGCACCGGCGTTATGGCGACGAACTGAGCGTCAAGCTCGTAATGCTCAACGGCCAATGGGCGCTGCTGCGGTTTATCGAGGGCGAACTCGAATCGGCACAGTCGTTCGAAACGGACGGCGAGCGTATCGTCCGTATTCATGTGCAGCGCAACCCTGACAAGCTCGCGCGCATCGCGGCGGCACACGCCAACGGCTGA